GAAGTGCCTGAAGGACCAGGTCTGCGCCGAGACGGCGGTGGTGAACTACATGAACAAGTGGGGCACCGACTGCGACGGAGACGGCCAGGTCACGTGCTACGACTACGCTCGCATGCACAAGGCCGGCCGCTCGGGCTGCCAGGCCGCGTCGTGGGTGGACGCGACCGACTACTGGGCCCAGTTCCAGGAGTGCTTCGGCCCGTCGCCCTCACCGCAGGGTCTCGGACCCGGCGACGACTCCGGTATAAGCGGCCTCGATGCCCGCAGCAACAAACGCAACTAGGACCCCCGCTGTGACTCCTCGTCGTTCGTGACGTTGTCTTCAATGAACAATACTCGTGGCAGCTAGCTTAAGGACTCTCTGCGTTGTTTTCGATTACTTGATCGGATGTAAAGACGCGCCTACTCCTGGGTTCTCCAACTCCGGCTCCAGAATCGGGCTCCTTAAAATATATGATAGGTTACCCTTTGGTTGTGTTACGTAAAAAAACAGGGTCACGCGTGTGCCGCTGAGAGGGCTGTCAAGGACTGCACAGAACCCGCGCGCCACGTAGTAGGTGTTTTAGATTCTTATCTTTTTATCGGCGCGAAATTTCAGCCTGCGGTGCACGGTGTCAGTTTGCACTTTCTGGCTAATAATACATGTACAGGGTGTAAATGCATCGTGGAAACGTTATTTGCGTTGGTGGCTTTAATGGAAAATGATTGAGCTTTCGTAGAACTGTGCGCGAGAAACTGCACACAACGCTCTGTTCAGAACAGTATTCTTTACAATTTTTTTCAGGGGGGCTGCAAATGTCTTTGGTGAGCAACACGGTCTGGGCGATGAAGCCACATGGCGTGGATTGTCCAGAAGTTtatcttctttctgctttacttCGTTGATTTAGCGGGAACTAGTTGTGATATAACTTTATGGTGTCACATGCTATGCGACGAGCCGTAGAAAGGTATATCTGTTGCCAACTGCACCGAGTAGAAATATTCATAATTTTAGGTGTCACTTTTACGTACAAGACAGGTGACAAATTTTGGTACTGACCTACAAGTTAGTTCAGCTCGATGCCTTGAGGACTGCATGACAAGTTACGCACGGGTCCACCGTAACATATGCCTGGTCTCGCGTGAATAATGTACAAAGTAACGTTGCCATCAGGGTTGGACCGGACAGTGTCACGGAAACTTTTGGAAATCGCAGCGGAATGCCTGTTTTTGCTGGCTTCTCGACTTATCAATCACAGGGTTGTTTGTGAAACTACAGGTTGTGGAAGATGTCCACGACTTCGACGTGAGGGGGATCTTCCTCGCCAATTTCCCAGAGTTTGTTTTCGACCTTTTTCCTGCTGCATCGCGTGACTCACTTGAGTTGCGCTCGTCGTGGTAAGCTCGCAGCCTGCAGGGTTGGAGAGATAAGTGCGGTGGCACGAAACTGGGACGCTAAACGTCTAGCAGAGAAACGGAATGCACCTGCGTTGCTGGAAGGGAAGTCGGTATCGAGTGTTTGCGTGCTGCGCTGCCCCAAAAGCGAAtcgtcatgtgtttttttttctaaaaagaaAGTAAACACGTCGCTTGGTTTTTTGATTGTGTATATTTTCATCCATTTCCTTCAAGACATTATTTGAAACGATCATCTTAGTGGAATAACAGCGTCGCAATGTTTACCGAAATTCGGGAGACTAGAAGGTTACATACGAAGTGTATCTTGCATTTACAGCGCGGTTTATTCCATTAAGATTCCGTTTGTTTGTTTCAATCAAGTCCTTTTTTTTAAGCATCCCCAAACTGTGTTGCATCGTCTTCATCTCAAAAACA
Above is a window of Rhipicephalus microplus isolate Deutch F79 chromosome 1, USDA_Rmic, whole genome shotgun sequence DNA encoding:
- the LOC119188226 gene encoding lysozyme isoform X1, with the protein product MSSRTAAVACLALYVLAIGSDAQVSDDATRKCLNCICYASTKCNTQIGCTNGGPNSYFCGPYQISYAYWVDAGKPGNFDHFEKCLKDQVCAETAVVNYMNKWGTDCDGDGQVTCYDYARMHKAGRSGCQAASWVDATDYWAQFQECFGPSPSPQGLGPGDDSGISGLDARSNKRN
- the LOC119188226 gene encoding lysozyme isoform X2 — protein: MRSADLDTDRTDIRVCGAHFGKGSDAQVSDDATRKCLNCICYASTKCNTQIGCTNGGPNSYFCGPYQISYAYWVDAGKPGNFDHFEKCLKDQVCAETAVVNYMNKWGTDCDGDGQVTCYDYARMHKAGRSGCQAASWVDATDYWAQFQECFGPSPSPQGLGPGDDSGISGLDARSNKRN